In Acidimicrobiales bacterium, a single window of DNA contains:
- a CDS encoding NTP transferase domain-containing protein: protein MTGGILLTGGTSARMGVDKATLLVGGVTLAERVGELLAAAVALAVEVGRGTSHLATTLEQPPGAGPLAAVAAGHAALVERGLGADVPCLVVACDLPLLSAAVLDRLVAYAGHWSVLPVIDGHAQPLCARWSAEDLAAAPLALAAGERSLRGLPDRRQAVLLDEAYWGADAGCFLDVDAPSDLRRLGLAAPDGSP from the coding sequence GTGACCGGCGGGATCCTGCTGACAGGCGGCACGAGTGCGCGCATGGGTGTCGACAAGGCGACCCTCCTCGTCGGAGGGGTCACCCTCGCAGAGCGCGTCGGCGAGCTGCTCGCCGCGGCCGTGGCGCTCGCGGTCGAAGTCGGCCGAGGCACGAGCCATCTCGCGACGACCCTCGAGCAGCCGCCCGGCGCTGGGCCGCTCGCTGCGGTCGCCGCCGGGCATGCCGCGCTCGTCGAGCGAGGCCTCGGCGCCGACGTGCCGTGTCTCGTCGTCGCCTGCGATCTCCCGCTCCTCAGCGCCGCCGTCCTCGACCGGCTTGTCGCCTACGCCGGGCACTGGAGCGTGCTGCCGGTGATCGACGGGCACGCGCAGCCGCTGTGCGCTCGCTGGTCGGCAGAGGACCTCGCCGCGGCGCCGCTCGCCCTCGCTGCGGGCGAGCGGTCGCTGCGCGGGCTGCCGGACCGCCGCCAGGCGGTGCTCCTCGACGAGGCCTACTGGGGGGCCGACGCCGGCTGCTTCCTCGATGTCGACGCGCCGAGCGACCTCCGCCGGCTTGGCCTTGCCGCGCCGGATGGCTCCCCCTGA
- a CDS encoding DUF6457 domain-containing protein yields the protein MTVPPDEWLAQLAARLGAPPPTKEEAEALLKIASLAAHASERMAAPLSCWLVARAGIDPPAALAAAGDLAEALGEAPQ from the coding sequence GTGACTGTCCCGCCGGATGAGTGGCTCGCACAGCTCGCCGCGCGCCTCGGCGCGCCGCCCCCGACCAAGGAGGAGGCCGAGGCGCTGCTCAAGATCGCTTCGCTCGCCGCCCACGCCTCCGAACGGATGGCCGCGCCGCTCTCGTGCTGGCTCGTGGCGCGGGCGGGGATCGACCCGCCGGCGGCGCTCGCCGCCGCCGGCGACCTCGCCGAAGCCCTCGGTGAGGCACCGCAGTGA
- the fdhD gene encoding formate dehydrogenase accessory sulfurtransferase FdhD, which translates to MRAAGRLPFAADGELPTAEVAVHAARDGDLVATDDRLAVEEPLEIRLAAAQGPRTLTITMRTPGHDFELVAGFLLAEGVIDSRERLLDIAYCVADEEEPEQRFNIVTATLDGPPGRASIERLVMTSSACGICGSASIEAAVACGHPPLGSGPRYTLAELAAFPDRLRAGQRTFSQTGGVHGIALLDGAGEVLCLREDVGRHNAVDKVVGWALLDARLPLSECALMVSGRVSFEIVQKAMRAGIAFVAAVSAATSLAVQLAEESGMTLVGFLRGGSCTVYTGRGRLVP; encoded by the coding sequence GTGAGAGCAGCGGGGCGGCTCCCGTTCGCGGCCGACGGTGAGCTGCCGACCGCAGAGGTCGCGGTGCACGCAGCACGCGACGGCGACCTCGTCGCGACAGACGATCGCCTCGCCGTCGAAGAGCCGCTCGAGATCCGCCTCGCCGCTGCACAAGGCCCGCGCACCCTCACGATCACGATGCGCACCCCCGGCCACGACTTCGAGCTCGTGGCGGGCTTCCTGCTTGCGGAGGGGGTCATCGACTCGCGCGAGCGGCTGCTCGACATCGCCTACTGCGTCGCCGACGAGGAGGAGCCCGAACAGCGCTTCAACATCGTCACCGCGACTCTCGACGGGCCGCCGGGCCGAGCGAGCATCGAGCGGCTCGTGATGACTTCCTCGGCCTGCGGCATCTGCGGCTCGGCGTCCATCGAGGCGGCCGTCGCCTGCGGCCACCCGCCCCTCGGGAGCGGCCCGCGCTACACCCTCGCCGAGCTCGCGGCGTTCCCCGACCGGTTGCGCGCCGGTCAGCGCACGTTCAGCCAGACCGGCGGCGTGCACGGCATCGCTCTTCTCGACGGGGCCGGCGAGGTGCTCTGCCTCCGAGAGGACGTCGGCCGCCACAACGCCGTCGACAAGGTCGTCGGCTGGGCGCTCCTCGACGCGCGGCTGCCCCTCTCGGAGTGCGCGCTCATGGTCTCGGGACGGGTCTCCTTCGAGATCGTCCAGAAGGCGATGCGTGCCGGCATCGCCTTCGTCGCCGCGGTCTCCGCTGCGACGAGCCTTGCCGTCCAGCTGGCCGAGGAATCGGGCATGACGCTCGTCGGGTTCCTGCGCGGCGGCAGCTGTACCGTCTACACGGGGCGCGGGCGGCTCGTTCCCTGA
- a CDS encoding SpoIIE family protein phosphatase, whose protein sequence is MPFGSSVLTLAISPTSPLTGRWSEFLPWGILVVGLLFTIGLVVMTERLVRRRQHAERLADENRRMYGEQRNVAVTLQRSLLPKVLPAIDGVQFAAGHIPGESGIEVGGDWYSAIAIDDPRFAFVIGDVSGGGWVRRRSWRGSATRPGRMRQSLQPGTDSRDGREGDQSPTDGHFATVLVGLVDSSRREATMANAGHLPVLLLHGDENEFARMPTGVPLGLRAPVYESVTLPIAPHSTLLAYTDGLVERRREDLDVGMERLRKAASVVTQYVDDLVAHIVDEIFGEHGSDDDTAILAIRWLD, encoded by the coding sequence GTGCCCTTCGGCTCAAGCGTCCTCACGCTCGCCATCTCACCGACGAGCCCGCTCACCGGACGATGGTCGGAATTCCTTCCCTGGGGCATCCTCGTCGTCGGCCTGCTCTTCACCATCGGGCTGGTCGTGATGACCGAGCGGCTGGTCCGTCGGCGCCAGCACGCGGAGCGACTGGCGGACGAGAACCGCCGTATGTACGGCGAGCAGCGGAACGTCGCGGTGACCCTGCAGCGCTCGCTTTTGCCGAAGGTGCTCCCCGCGATCGACGGGGTGCAGTTCGCCGCCGGCCACATCCCCGGTGAGTCCGGTATCGAGGTCGGGGGGGACTGGTACAGCGCGATTGCGATCGACGATCCCCGTTTTGCCTTCGTCATCGGCGACGTCTCGGGCGGGGGCTGGGTGCGGCGACGATCATGGCGGGGCTCTGCTACACGGCCCGGGCGTATGCGGCAGTCGTTACAGCCCGGCACGGATTCTCGAGATGGTCGGGAGGGAGATCAATCCCCCACCGACGGGCACTTTGCAACAGTTCTCGTCGGGCTCGTCGACAGCAGCCGACGCGAGGCCACCATGGCCAATGCCGGGCATCTTCCGGTGTTGCTCCTGCACGGCGACGAGAACGAGTTCGCGCGCATGCCGACCGGCGTGCCCCTCGGGCTCAGGGCGCCCGTCTACGAGTCGGTCACCCTGCCCATTGCTCCCCACTCGACGCTGCTCGCCTACACCGACGGGCTCGTGGAACGACGACGTGAGGATCTCGACGTCGGCATGGAGCGGCTGCGCAAGGCGGCCTCGGTGGTCACGCAGTACGTCGATGACCTCGTCGCGCACATCGTTGACGAGATCTTCGGCGAGCACGGTTCGGACGATGACACAGCGATCTTGGCGATTCGATGGCTTGACTGA